In Brevibacillus marinus, the genomic window CTGTATGCTCGACGGGGAGCAGCTGCGGTATGACTGGCTGGTTATCGCACTGGGATGCGAAGACCGTTACCACAACATCCCGGGTGCCGATCAATATACGTGTTCCATTCAGACGTTGGAAGCGACGCGCAGAACGTATGCGGCGGTCAACAATGTTCCTCCCTACGGGCAAGTAACCATCGTCGGCGGTGGCTTGAGCGGCGTGGAAATGGCAGCGGAGTTGAGGGAAAGCCGTCCTGACTTGAACATCCGGATCCTCGACCGGGGCGAAAGCATTCTCAGCCCCTTCCCGCGAAAATTGCAGCAATACGCCTCCCAGTGGTTTGCCGAACATGACGTGGAGCTGGTCTCGCGCTCGCAGGTGAACCGTGTCGAACCGGACGCTGTGTACAATTACGATCAAGCGCTGCCTACGGACGTGATCGTCTGGACCGCCGGCATTCAGGCCAATCGGATCGTGCGCGCCTTGCCGGTGGAGCAGGACAACAGCGGACGCGTGATCCTCAATCAATACCATCAAATTCCCAGTCACCCGAACGTTTTCGTGGCGGGGGACTGCGCCAGCCTGCCCTTTGCCCCCAGCGCCCAACTGGCTGAGGCACAGGGCGACCAAATCGCGATCATCCTGAAAGCAGACCTGACCGGTGGAGAATACCCCGCGTCACTGCCGAAGATCAAGTTAAAAGGCGTGCTCGGCTCGCTGGGCAAAAAAGAAGGCTTCGGCGTAATGGGCAAAGTGTCGCTTGTCGGTCAAATGCCGCGCGTGCTGAAAAGCGGCGTGCTCTGGATGTACAAAAATCACTTGGGATAAGTTTGGCATTCGCGATAACCGCCAGGGAACAGCCCCTGGCGGTTATCGCTTCGTGATGCGCAATACGGGGATTCGCCGCACTGCGTATGTTCCCGACAATATGCTTTCGTCAATGAGATGCGTTTTCAGCATGCTGGAAATTTTTCCGGCATCTGCGCTGGACAACATGCGCCAAAGCTGAGGATCGGGCAGGGCTTGGTAGAGGCGCTCATCATCGTAATCGCGTCGTTCCTGGTATGTCACAGTCAAGCGATAATCGCCCAGCTCCACTTTCCCGGCTGCCGGGTACCTGGCCAATAGATCCCGACGCAGCTGCTCCAGCTCCGCTTCCACCTGCTTTTGCAGTTCCCGCAGTTGGTACATACGGGCAACCAGCTCTTCCATCGCCAACGCCTCCCCCACTGTTCCTCAGCTAGTGTATGAGCTGGAAACAGGATTAGAACAACCATCTTTCAGCGAAGGAAGCGGCCGCTGGAACGCAAACCTGTTTA contains:
- a CDS encoding NAD(P)/FAD-dependent oxidoreductase, translating into MKQVVILGGGYGGMRILERLLSSDLPDDVRFTLVDRMPFHGLKTEYYALAAGTEPESAIRVPFPRDSRLTIKHGEVTAIDLDEQIICMLDGEQLRYDWLVIALGCEDRYHNIPGADQYTCSIQTLEATRRTYAAVNNVPPYGQVTIVGGGLSGVEMAAELRESRPDLNIRILDRGESILSPFPRKLQQYASQWFAEHDVELVSRSQVNRVEPDAVYNYDQALPTDVIVWTAGIQANRIVRALPVEQDNSGRVILNQYHQIPSHPNVFVAGDCASLPFAPSAQLAEAQGDQIAIILKADLTGGEYPASLPKIKLKGVLGSLGKKEGFGVMGKVSLVGQMPRVLKSGVLWMYKNHLG